In Solobacterium moorei, a single genomic region encodes these proteins:
- a CDS encoding JAB domain-containing protein: MTDTGKTYTYNVPDKHKLYELKEIKVRLKPEDGESLLSNEIIDSPDAVIGLMQGYLNNLDREKLVVVNLDTQNRPLSYHVVSIGDVNRSLAPIQNMYKTAILNNATSIMLFHNHPSGSLVPSRTDDIITARAAYVGQIMGINILDHVIVANNANDYFSYRSQKGEILETPRIVLDKIDVAGVAEETENYHVEENIMHANDTEAGQIKSDDTKDTKPKKSVQDKVDEYRKLVADKFLKLLDADNPVHSMDWMKEWISIDEPVSMITGNGYRGINAFMLSLIAIDKGYKDPRWITFHGLNKFDDARIKKGEKSSQIQYWMLSDLTKKHGDKNKFITFQEAARLIKEEGREEKDFAPVVRYSNVFNAEQCTGLPELVQKEQEQQINQNEYVTKISEKMKVPILNDGGAFYNRKSDAVHLPEKKMFFSEYAYNATALHELGHATGAAHRLNRTKGKSFGDADYAFEELVAEMTSCFTASRLAGDEQSIDKYLKENAENHMRYVKSWAEEIKKNPKCLEDAVKLAQTATDFLDLHGGYLSLSEYNRRQQDKQVELFNDEFIMKNALHSDTIAEPVNIQVKSEVQGRGISV; the protein is encoded by the coding sequence ATGACGGATACAGGGAAGACATATACATACAACGTTCCAGATAAACATAAACTATATGAACTGAAAGAAATCAAGGTACGTTTAAAACCGGAAGATGGTGAAAGTTTACTTAGTAATGAGATAATCGATTCTCCGGATGCTGTGATTGGATTGATGCAAGGATACCTAAACAATCTTGATAGAGAAAAACTTGTCGTGGTCAATCTGGATACACAGAATAGACCGTTGTCCTATCATGTTGTATCGATTGGTGATGTAAATAGGTCGCTTGCACCAATACAGAACATGTATAAAACGGCAATTCTAAATAATGCTACCTCTATCATGCTGTTCCATAATCACCCTTCAGGAAGTCTTGTGCCAAGTAGAACAGATGATATTATTACAGCTAGAGCTGCATATGTGGGACAAATCATGGGTATCAATATTTTGGATCATGTGATCGTCGCCAATAACGCAAATGATTATTTTTCGTATAGATCACAAAAAGGTGAAATCCTGGAAACACCACGTATCGTGCTGGATAAGATCGATGTTGCGGGTGTTGCTGAAGAAACAGAAAACTATCATGTCGAAGAAAATATCATGCATGCAAATGATACGGAAGCAGGTCAGATAAAATCAGATGACACAAAAGATACAAAACCTAAAAAGAGCGTGCAGGATAAAGTCGATGAATACAGAAAACTTGTTGCAGATAAGTTCTTGAAACTGTTGGATGCGGATAATCCCGTTCATTCAATGGACTGGATGAAAGAATGGATCTCCATAGATGAACCTGTCAGCATGATCACCGGTAATGGGTACAGAGGAATTAACGCATTTATGCTCTCACTGATCGCCATAGATAAAGGATATAAAGACCCACGCTGGATCACATTTCACGGATTGAATAAATTTGATGATGCAAGGATAAAAAAGGGAGAAAAGTCATCACAGATCCAGTATTGGATGCTTTCGGATCTTACCAAAAAACACGGTGATAAAAATAAATTTATTACCTTTCAAGAAGCGGCAAGATTGATCAAGGAGGAAGGCAGAGAAGAGAAGGATTTTGCGCCGGTCGTAAGATATTCCAATGTATTCAATGCGGAGCAGTGTACAGGACTTCCGGAGCTGGTTCAAAAAGAACAAGAACAACAAATTAATCAGAATGAGTACGTGACAAAGATCTCCGAGAAAATGAAAGTTCCTATTCTGAATGACGGAGGAGCATTTTACAATCGTAAAAGTGATGCGGTACATCTTCCGGAAAAGAAGATGTTTTTCAGTGAGTATGCATACAACGCCACGGCACTTCATGAATTGGGACACGCAACCGGGGCAGCGCATCGTCTGAACAGGACAAAGGGAAAATCTTTCGGAGATGCAGATTATGCATTTGAGGAACTGGTTGCGGAGATGACAAGCTGCTTTACCGCATCAAGGCTTGCAGGTGATGAACAAAGCATTGATAAGTATCTCAAGGAAAATGCAGAAAATCATATGCGTTATGTCAAAAGTTGGGCAGAGGAAATCAAAAAGAATCCGAAGTGTCTTGAAGACGCTGTGAAACTTGCACAGACTGCTACGGATTTTCTGGATCTGCATGGCGGTTATTTGTCATTGAGCGAATATAACCGGCGACAGCAGGATAAACAGGTTGAGTTGTTTAATGATGAATTTATCATGAAGAACGCATTACACAGTGATACCATTGCAGAACCGGTAAATATTCAAGTGAAATCGGAGGTACAGGGAAGGGGAATAAGCGTATGA